In the Euphorbia lathyris chromosome 5, ddEupLath1.1, whole genome shotgun sequence genome, one interval contains:
- the LOC136231056 gene encoding STOREKEEPER protein-like — translation MPPRKLLSEIPPPADSSSEEEEKEETDSEESEEEEESDRLVDGQNGDAEKQEESDDDDDGNVQDEKKSPLLKKPTIPANSAMSDPGLDSESTQPSPSLSAFTIKLQKPSTKPNKVGSKRSTESKESVLPSKKKSKATRGGGYDEEPKKGSAIQRLWSEGDELAILDGLIKYKAEKAVDPYADMVAFHEFIKESLHVDVSKSQLTDKIRRLKKKYRTNIERGENGQDPVFSKTHDLKSFELSKKVWGGKERNNDKNEIKRNGKIENVDNGGGGASVTLGLPSLRTGRKKMQAQVSSVEEVKNVEEGGRAKGKEEVKTVEKHQSKSDGKREDEGDNVENLGEKYPFLGDSLNTEALSEGVKLILGEKLGMLQKGKLEELENKWKCLKQAELELFVQRMKLVNEQVMLALDSIKS, via the coding sequence ATGCCTCCTCGTAAACTTCTCTCTGAGATTCCACCGCCTGCTGATTCCTCttccgaagaagaagaaaaagaagagaccGACTCCGAAGAATccgaggaggaagaagaaagcgATCGCCTCGTTGATGGTCAAAACGGCGATGCAGAGAAACAGGAAGAATCTGATGATGACGATGATGGCAACGTGCAGGATGAAAAGAAATCGCCTTTGCTGAAAAAACCTACTATACCTGCAAATTCTGCGATGTCCGATCCTGGTTTGGACTCCGAGTCAACTCAGCCATCACCTTCCCTATCCGCCTTCACTATCAAGCTCCAAAAACCCTCCACAAAACCTAACAAAGTCGGGTCAAAACGATCCACGGAATCCAAGGAGTCTGTCTTACCTAGTAAGAAGAAGAGTAAGGCCACAAGGGGCGGCGGATATGATGAAGAGCCAAAGAAGGGATCTGCAATCCAACGGTTGTGGAGCGAGGGCGACGAATTAGCTATTCTAGATGGTTTGATTAAGTACAAAGCGGAAAAGGCCGTCGATCCTTATGCCGATATGGTTGCATTCCATGAATTCATCAAGGAGTCTCTTCATGTTGATGTATCGAAGAGTCAATTGACTGATAAAATCagaaggcttaagaagaaaTACCGAACAAACATAGAAAGGGGCGAAAATGGCCAAGACCCCGTTTTCTCTAAAACGCACGATCTCAAATCTTTTGAACTATCAAAGAAGGTTTGGGGTGGAAAAGAGAGAAACAATGACAAAAATGAAATAAAGCGGAATGGTAAAATTGAAAATGTCGACAATGGCGGAGGCGGTGCTAGTGTTACTTTGGGGTTGCCAAGTTTGCGGACTGGCAGAAAGAAAATGCAAGCTCAAGTTTCATCAGTTGAAGAAGTTAAGAATGTAGAGGAGGGGGGTCGAGCGAAGGGTAAAGAGGAAGTTAAAACTGTAGAAAAGCATCAATCTAAGAGCGATGGGAAGAGGGAAGATGAAGGGGATAATGTGGAGAATTTGGGGGAAAAGTATCCGTTTTTGGGTGATTCTTTGAATACGGAAGCCTTGTCAGAGGGGGTGAAGTTGATTTTGGGGGAGAAGTTGGGGATGCTTCAGAAGGGAAAGTTGGAAGAGTTAGAGAACAAATGGAAATGCTTGAAACAAGCTGAATTGGAGTTGTTTGTGCAGAGGATGAAATTGGTTAACGAACAGGTCATGTTGGCTTTGGATTCAATCAAATCTTAG
- the LOC136228731 gene encoding protein VASCULATURE COMPLEXITY AND CONNECTIVITY-like, whose amino-acid sequence MVKLGGIVVCLLVVSIDVVAGILGIQAEIAQNKVKHLRLWIFECRDPSEDAFKLGLAAAALLGLAHVLANLIGGCMCICSQQELQSASPNKQLSVACFFFTWIILAVGLSMLVIGTLSNNKSRASCGFTHHHFLSIGGILCFVHALFSVAYYVSATAVFSEDQKYGHGGA is encoded by the exons ATGGTTAAATTAGGAGGTATTGTTGTTTGTCTTTTGGTTGTTTCAATTGATGTAGTTGCTGGTATTCTTGGTATCCAAGCTGAAATTGCACAAAATAag GTGAAGCATTTAAGGCTGTGGATATTTGAGTGTAGAGACCCAAGCGAGGATGCATTCAAATTAGGTTTAGCAGCAGCAGCATTGTTAGGATTAGCTCATGTTCTTGCCAATTTGATAGGTGGATGCATGTGTATTTGTTCTCAACAAGAACTTCAATCAGCTTCTCCTAACAAGCAGCTTTCTGTCGCTTGCTTCTTTTTTACTTG GATCATATTAGCCGTTGGATTGTCGATGCTGGTGATTGGGACTTTATCGAATAACAAGTCAAGGGCCTCCTGCGGGTTCACACACCATCATTTCCTTTCTATTGGGGGCATTTTATGTTTTGTTCACGCCCTCTTTTCTGTCGCATATTACGTTTCTGCCACTGCTGTTTTTAGCGAGGACCAAAAGTATGGACATGGAGGTGCTTAa